A genomic window from Alkalihalobacillus sp. AL-G includes:
- a CDS encoding S8 family peptidase, whose amino-acid sequence MKLKRFAVLSLAASLTLFPMVGGAAANGQLESPEKSPAVNATVEKGSYELGEVLVKFKDQADKAAKSKALKAVGAKVVPDEDAVKSPFKVLKVGNVEAVVKALENNPNVEYAEPNYTLKATWTPNDTYYSGYQYGPQNTYTNYAWDITRGSSGQEIAVLDSGVDYNHPDLNGKTIRGYDFVDNDWYPMDLNGHGTHVAGTAAAETNNSTGIAGMAPNTSILAVRVLDANGSGSLADVADGIRYAADAGAEVINLSLGCNCDTQAMEDAVNYAWNSGTVVIAAAGNDGVSTTFEPASYANVIAVAAVDSRDRIANFSNYGSWVDVAAPGVDIAATYPDNQYVYMSGTSMASPHVAGLAGLLAGQGRNNAQIRAAIEQTADNIRGTGSDFAHGRINSYDAVRY is encoded by the coding sequence ATGAAATTAAAAAGGTTTGCTGTATTGTCACTCGCCGCGTCTTTAACACTTTTTCCAATGGTTGGAGGTGCTGCCGCTAATGGTCAACTAGAGTCGCCTGAAAAATCACCAGCCGTCAATGCCACAGTTGAAAAAGGAAGCTATGAACTGGGGGAAGTCCTTGTAAAGTTTAAAGATCAGGCTGATAAGGCAGCTAAAAGTAAGGCTCTGAAAGCTGTCGGTGCTAAAGTAGTTCCAGATGAGGATGCTGTGAAATCGCCATTTAAAGTGTTGAAGGTTGGTAATGTTGAGGCGGTTGTGAAAGCATTAGAAAACAATCCGAACGTAGAATATGCTGAGCCGAACTACACGCTCAAGGCAACATGGACACCAAATGATACGTATTACAGCGGTTATCAGTACGGACCACAGAACACATATACAAACTATGCATGGGACATTACACGAGGTAGCAGTGGTCAGGAGATTGCTGTCCTAGATTCTGGAGTCGATTATAATCACCCCGATCTAAACGGGAAAACGATTCGTGGTTACGATTTTGTCGACAATGATTGGTATCCGATGGACTTGAACGGCCATGGTACACACGTTGCAGGAACAGCAGCGGCAGAGACGAACAATTCGACGGGTATTGCAGGAATGGCTCCGAATACTAGTATCCTAGCAGTTCGGGTTTTAGATGCGAATGGAAGCGGTTCATTAGCTGATGTTGCAGACGGAATCCGCTATGCTGCTGATGCTGGTGCAGAGGTTATCAATCTTTCGCTCGGGTGTAACTGTGATACACAGGCAATGGAAGACGCAGTGAATTATGCTTGGAACAGCGGAACTGTTGTCATAGCGGCTGCAGGGAATGATGGCGTTAGTACGACATTCGAACCAGCTTCTTACGCAAATGTGATTGCAGTTGCAGCTGTTGACAGCAGAGATCGTATTGCTAACTTCTCCAACTACGGATCGTGGGTAGATGTAGCCGCACCAGGTGTGGACATTGCTGCTACGTATCCGGATAATCAATATGTGTATATGTCTGGTACATCGATGGCTTCCCCACATGTTGCGGGACTAGCTGGGCTTTTAGCGGGACAAGGAAGAAATAATGCTCAAATCCGTGCGGCAATTGAACAAACTGCTGATAATATCAGAGGAACTGGTTCTGACTTCGCACATGGACGAATCAATTCTTATGATGCTGTAAGATACTAA
- a CDS encoding DUF1287 domain-containing protein, whose product MQMKKILKVLFSLLFVGLIAFVCLFRDGIILDTLGIHIDNPFKKTVHVPDTYTTVDRNENGIADPIDIVNAAREEVEQRTEYQSAYYNGGYPPDDEGVCTDVIWRGLLGADINLKDLIDQDIAAHTDLYPRVNGNPDPNIDFRRVPNQHVYFERFTESLTTELIPGNIENLKKWQPGDVVMFLDGYHHVVIISDKRAKDGTPYVIQNNEPFASEVKLTSFSTPIAAHYRWKY is encoded by the coding sequence ATGCAGATGAAAAAAATACTTAAGGTCTTATTCTCTCTATTATTTGTCGGTCTTATCGCCTTCGTTTGCCTTTTCAGAGATGGGATCATTTTAGATACACTTGGCATTCATATTGACAATCCTTTTAAAAAGACGGTTCACGTACCTGATACGTATACAACTGTTGACCGGAACGAAAATGGAATTGCGGATCCAATCGATATCGTCAATGCAGCTCGTGAGGAAGTTGAGCAACGGACAGAATATCAAAGTGCCTACTATAATGGAGGGTATCCGCCTGATGATGAAGGCGTTTGTACCGATGTCATTTGGAGAGGCTTGCTTGGCGCAGATATCAATTTGAAGGATCTGATTGATCAGGATATTGCGGCTCATACGGACTTGTACCCGAGAGTAAATGGGAACCCTGACCCGAACATCGATTTCCGACGGGTTCCGAATCAACATGTCTATTTTGAACGCTTTACAGAATCGTTAACGACTGAACTCATTCCAGGAAATATTGAGAACCTGAAGAAATGGCAGCCAGGTGATGTTGTCATGTTCTTAGATGGATACCATCACGTTGTCATCATTTCAGATAAGCGGGCAAAGGACGGAACTCCTTATGTCATTCAAAATAACGAGCCCTTTGCATCTGAAGTTAAGCTGACGTCCTTCAGTACACCGATCGCTGCACATTACCGATGGAAGTATTGA
- a CDS encoding anti-repressor SinI family protein, producing the protein MEKQMVHQKEKLDPEWVNLIMEALKSGITETEIKLFLRQEIAKQDS; encoded by the coding sequence ATGGAAAAGCAAATGGTTCATCAAAAGGAAAAGCTTGATCCGGAGTGGGTAAATTTGATCATGGAAGCTTTGAAATCAGGAATCACTGAAACCGAAATCAAACTCTTCTTAAGGCAAGAAATAGCGAAACAGGATAGCTGA
- a CDS encoding sensor histidine kinase, giving the protein MKKRIFMIMMFLLILTGCSETKNNGFAAAKNGVIDLTDWVPPEDGAVKLNGEWAFYWHHLLDPNDDLTSYSPLMIKVPSIWNGLLYHSETLTGEGYATYHLSVRMDVDTEEQLMALYIPTIDTSYRLWVNGQLTAENGTVGTSKQNASPRYKPNVITFRARDNTSILLQIANFSHSEGGIIQEIILGSPDQIIDMKQDKVALNIFVFGSLVIMAFYHIVLFVKRTKDKSSLYFGLLCFIGALRAIIVDQMYLIEWFPNFNWYLALKLEYLTVYFGAFLGVSFIRSMFPAEMNKYIYYFASSVSILFSLFVICFPAKLFTETLSAFEIFLLLLLVYIQYVQVLACIRKRNAALISSITGLIFLGCTINDVLYYAGVIYTVDLLPIGFFLLIISQSVNLSLKFAKSFQRVEQMTKHLEEINVTLEEKVRKRTKDLEQAQFETAAMLAEKSIFLERSRIARELHDILGHMLTTTSVQIEVAKKVVGKDVRLAIDKMDLSQQLIQKGLNDIRGTVHTLKENNEPILFIPSLNKLIEMTEMTTSIKVDSLIEDTVNNLSPTIEKVVYHTLQEGLTNGIRHGGCTKFIFSLYIDSENNLHFSLSDNGVGINELTFGFGLTSIKERLEEQNGKLMITSSDQMGFALEFSIPIV; this is encoded by the coding sequence ATGAAAAAGCGTATCTTTATGATAATGATGTTCTTACTCATATTGACGGGTTGCAGTGAAACCAAAAACAATGGATTCGCTGCGGCAAAAAACGGTGTAATCGACCTGACAGATTGGGTCCCACCAGAAGACGGAGCTGTGAAGCTAAACGGTGAATGGGCATTTTATTGGCACCACCTATTGGATCCAAACGATGATTTAACTTCATATTCACCTCTAATGATTAAGGTTCCTTCAATATGGAATGGTCTACTGTACCATAGTGAAACCTTGACTGGTGAAGGCTATGCTACCTATCATTTATCGGTACGAATGGATGTAGATACTGAAGAACAACTCATGGCATTGTACATTCCGACGATCGATACTTCGTACCGGTTATGGGTGAATGGACAGCTTACTGCTGAGAACGGAACCGTCGGAACAAGCAAACAGAACGCCTCCCCTAGATATAAACCGAACGTAATCACCTTTCGTGCAAGAGACAATACCTCGATTCTTCTACAAATCGCCAACTTCTCTCACTCGGAAGGCGGAATCATACAAGAAATCATATTAGGCAGTCCCGATCAAATTATCGATATGAAGCAGGACAAGGTCGCGTTGAACATCTTTGTTTTCGGAAGTCTTGTCATTATGGCTTTTTACCATATCGTACTCTTTGTCAAACGGACAAAGGACAAATCCTCACTTTATTTCGGGTTACTGTGCTTCATCGGTGCACTCCGGGCAATTATCGTCGACCAAATGTATCTGATCGAATGGTTTCCGAACTTCAACTGGTACCTTGCGTTAAAGCTTGAATATTTAACGGTGTATTTCGGAGCTTTTTTAGGTGTCTCGTTCATCCGATCCATGTTCCCAGCTGAAATGAACAAGTACATCTACTACTTTGCGAGCAGCGTTTCCATTCTTTTCAGTCTGTTCGTCATATGCTTTCCTGCCAAACTATTCACAGAAACGCTGTCAGCCTTTGAGATATTTCTTTTATTGCTGCTGGTATACATTCAATACGTCCAGGTCCTTGCATGTATCCGCAAACGAAATGCAGCACTGATCAGCAGCATAACAGGATTAATATTCTTAGGTTGTACAATAAACGATGTCCTATATTATGCTGGTGTTATATACACAGTGGATCTCCTGCCGATTGGATTCTTTCTTCTGATCATTTCACAATCAGTAAATCTATCATTGAAATTTGCAAAGTCTTTCCAGCGGGTTGAACAAATGACCAAACATTTAGAGGAGATAAACGTAACTCTTGAAGAAAAGGTTCGTAAGCGGACAAAGGATTTGGAACAAGCTCAATTTGAGACAGCTGCAATGCTTGCTGAAAAGTCGATCTTCCTGGAAAGAAGCCGAATTGCCAGAGAACTGCATGACATTCTCGGGCATATGTTAACCACGACAAGTGTACAGATTGAAGTTGCAAAAAAGGTTGTCGGTAAGGATGTCCGGCTAGCCATTGATAAAATGGACCTTTCCCAACAACTGATTCAAAAAGGGTTGAACGATATCCGAGGAACGGTTCACACACTAAAAGAAAATAACGAGCCAATCCTTTTTATTCCTTCTCTGAACAAGTTAATCGAAATGACGGAAATGACAACGAGCATTAAAGTTGATTCCCTTATTGAAGATACCGTTAACAACCTATCTCCAACAATTGAAAAAGTTGTTTATCACACCTTGCAGGAAGGATTGACAAATGGAATCCGCCATGGAGGCTGTACAAAGTTCATTTTCAGCTTATATATCGATTCAGAAAACAATCTACACTTTTCGCTCTCGGATAATGGGGTTGGCATAAATGAGCTAACGTTTGGGTTCGGTCTAACTTCAATCAAAGAAAGGCTGGAGGAACAAAACGGTAAACTCATGATTACTTCAAGTGACCAAATGGGCTTTGCCCTCGAATTCTCGATACCGATTGTTTGA
- a CDS encoding response regulator transcription factor, whose translation METHSIFIAEDQTLMKEGLQIVIDLEEDMEVVGTAENGIEALEKIAQLKPEVIVMDIKMPKMDGIECTKMIKMHMPDTIVLLLTTFADEQYIIEGLAYGANGFLLKGMNYDKLIEAIRDALKGQLIIQSEIASKLANKLLQLSSQAQFDVKKKTLKEKGIVLTDRELEITYLLYQGMNNKDIAKSLYISNGTVKNYITEIYRKIDVHNRTEAIAKIKNILTS comes from the coding sequence ATGGAAACACATTCGATCTTTATCGCTGAGGACCAAACACTGATGAAGGAAGGTTTGCAGATTGTCATTGATTTAGAAGAGGATATGGAAGTCGTCGGGACTGCCGAAAATGGAATAGAGGCATTAGAAAAAATTGCCCAGCTTAAACCTGAAGTTATCGTCATGGACATCAAAATGCCGAAAATGGATGGGATTGAATGTACGAAAATGATTAAAATGCATATGCCTGATACGATCGTATTACTGTTAACCACCTTTGCTGATGAACAATACATTATTGAAGGACTAGCTTATGGTGCAAATGGTTTTCTGTTAAAAGGCATGAATTACGATAAATTAATTGAAGCAATCCGTGATGCACTCAAAGGACAACTCATTATTCAAAGTGAAATTGCTTCCAAGCTCGCGAATAAATTGCTCCAGCTTTCCTCCCAAGCACAATTCGATGTGAAAAAGAAAACGCTCAAGGAAAAAGGTATTGTCCTGACCGATCGCGAGCTGGAAATCACCTACCTGCTTTACCAGGGAATGAACAACAAAGACATCGCAAAGTCACTTTATATCAGCAACGGAACGGTTAAAAATTACATAACGGAGATCTACCGAAAAATTGATGTCCATAACAGGACAGAAGCAATTGCCAAAATCAAAAACATCCTTACTTCATAA
- a CDS encoding LacI family DNA-binding transcriptional regulator, with amino-acid sequence MASITIKDIAKETGVSIATVSRVLNNTGYASEEIREKVLSTAMRLNYLPNAVARSLKNEKTNTIGVVIPDITNSYFMQISKGIEDTIHQYGYNLIFGSGNEHSKKESEMLQVLFEKRVDAIVLATSGGNEEIIEKIKKSGIPIVLIDRKINGKEHDLDLVIEDNIEAAYELTKHLLDLGHTRIGVVNGSLTVSTGIERYRGYQKAIQEKGITEDPKLIFNGGFIESDGKEAVDRFLQLASKPTAILSFNNTMTFGVLLQLISKGYEIPEDIVVASYGEVEAAKLLKSQGITYTNQIPYEMGVRTGEILIDRLINSIQGPIHEVFKPTINFNEQTKFSN; translated from the coding sequence TTGGCGAGTATAACGATTAAAGATATTGCCAAAGAAACAGGCGTTTCAATAGCTACAGTATCAAGAGTTTTAAACAATACAGGATATGCAAGTGAAGAAATTAGAGAAAAAGTGCTTTCGACTGCTATGAGGCTTAATTATTTACCAAATGCAGTCGCAAGAAGCTTGAAAAATGAGAAAACCAATACAATCGGTGTTGTCATTCCGGATATCACCAACTCGTATTTTATGCAAATTTCAAAAGGGATTGAAGATACGATTCATCAATATGGCTATAACCTAATCTTTGGAAGTGGAAATGAACATTCAAAAAAAGAAAGTGAAATGTTACAAGTTTTATTTGAAAAGAGAGTCGATGCAATCGTTTTGGCAACCTCAGGTGGAAATGAAGAAATTATTGAAAAGATTAAAAAAAGCGGTATTCCGATCGTATTAATCGATAGAAAAATAAATGGGAAAGAACATGATTTAGATCTAGTTATAGAAGACAATATCGAAGCCGCATATGAGTTGACAAAACATTTATTGGACTTAGGACATACTCGGATCGGAGTAGTTAACGGATCCTTAACAGTCAGTACTGGTATTGAGCGTTATCGTGGATACCAAAAAGCGATTCAAGAAAAAGGGATCACAGAAGACCCTAAACTGATTTTTAACGGTGGATTTATCGAATCTGATGGTAAGGAAGCGGTGGATCGATTCTTACAACTGGCTTCTAAGCCAACTGCGATTCTTTCTTTTAATAACACGATGACTTTTGGAGTTCTTCTCCAATTGATTAGCAAAGGATACGAAATTCCTGAGGATATCGTTGTTGCTTCGTATGGTGAAGTGGAGGCAGCAAAATTACTAAAATCACAAGGTATTACGTATACGAACCAAATACCGTATGAAATGGGTGTCCGGACAGGGGAAATACTGATTGATCGATTGATTAACTCTATTCAAGGACCGATCCATGAAGTCTTCAAACCTACCATTAATTTTAACGAACAAACCAAATTCAGTAACTGA
- a CDS encoding SIS domain-containing protein produces the protein MDTLLHLKRVIEEEASAIQALLGQINQSYEDAFNLISTCQGKVVVSGVGKSGHVGKKIAASLASTGTPAFFVHSTEGVHGDLGMITKSDVVILISNSGETKEVLNLIPSLNKIGSKCIAITSKPDSTLAQACDVALTYQYDHEADLLGLAPTTSSTITLVIGDALAIALSTSKNFSKEDFHLSHPGGSLGQQLSKPKKS, from the coding sequence ATGGATACTTTGCTGCATTTAAAGAGGGTCATTGAAGAGGAAGCATCGGCGATCCAAGCTCTATTAGGGCAAATTAATCAAAGTTATGAAGATGCTTTCAATCTGATTTCAACATGCCAGGGTAAAGTTGTAGTTTCAGGTGTAGGAAAATCAGGCCATGTAGGTAAGAAAATTGCAGCCTCTCTTGCAAGTACAGGTACTCCGGCGTTCTTTGTACACAGTACAGAAGGGGTTCATGGAGATTTGGGTATGATTACTAAATCAGATGTCGTCATTCTTATTTCAAATAGCGGAGAAACTAAGGAAGTACTTAATCTTATACCATCTCTCAACAAAATCGGCAGTAAATGTATTGCGATTACATCAAAACCCGATTCCACGCTCGCTCAAGCTTGTGATGTTGCTCTTACCTATCAATATGATCATGAGGCAGATCTTCTCGGGTTAGCACCTACAACTAGTTCCACTATTACTCTTGTTATTGGGGATGCTCTAGCAATTGCACTGTCTACTAGTAAGAATTTCAGTAAAGAAGATTTCCATTTATCGCACCCCGGTGGAAGTTTAGGTCAGCAATTATCAAAACCAAAAAAGTCTTAA
- the rbsK gene encoding ribokinase, with product MNILVIGSFMMDLVVRTPRAPQKGETIIGTHFSRYPGGKGANQAVSAARLGGDVTMVGMLGNDSFGDDILEELQINQINTKFILRDNTSSTGIGLVTVEEDGNNRIVIVPSANLNYRPTDLVNVESLIEKADILLVQLEMDISVTEEAISCAKQYGVPVILNPAPGRKLEDHLFEKVTYLTPNETEAELLTGIKINSIEDVKEAGNVLLSKGVENVVITMADKGALIVNQLGSYHVPGYPVDIKDTVAAGDAFNGGLAIGVASGKSLKDAIHFANAVGALTVTKEGAIPSVPYLNEVQEFIKKFEASNKVN from the coding sequence GTGAACATACTAGTTATTGGTAGTTTTATGATGGATTTGGTGGTAAGAACACCTCGTGCGCCTCAAAAAGGGGAAACAATTATCGGAACACACTTTTCAAGATATCCAGGTGGAAAAGGTGCTAACCAGGCTGTCTCAGCTGCTAGGCTTGGGGGCGACGTAACGATGGTTGGCATGCTGGGGAATGATAGTTTTGGTGATGATATTTTGGAAGAATTACAAATCAACCAAATCAATACAAAATTCATTTTACGAGATAATACTAGTTCCACTGGCATTGGCTTGGTCACCGTTGAGGAAGATGGTAACAACCGGATTGTGATTGTTCCGAGTGCAAATTTGAATTACCGACCGACTGATCTTGTGAATGTTGAGAGTCTTATTGAAAAAGCAGATATTTTATTGGTTCAACTTGAAATGGATATATCGGTAACAGAGGAAGCTATATCCTGTGCCAAGCAGTATGGAGTTCCAGTCATTCTTAATCCAGCACCTGGAAGAAAGTTAGAGGATCATTTATTCGAAAAAGTCACTTACCTAACACCAAATGAAACCGAGGCAGAACTTCTTACTGGAATAAAAATTAATTCAATAGAAGATGTAAAAGAAGCAGGAAATGTTTTATTAAGTAAAGGTGTTGAAAACGTTGTAATCACAATGGCAGATAAGGGAGCGCTTATTGTCAATCAACTTGGATCCTATCACGTTCCTGGATACCCTGTTGATATTAAAGATACGGTTGCAGCTGGAGATGCGTTCAATGGGGGACTAGCAATTGGAGTTGCAAGTGGTAAATCTTTAAAAGACGCGATCCATTTTGCGAATGCAGTTGGCGCGTTAACAGTCACAAAGGAAGGGGCGATACCATCCGTTCCTTATCTAAACGAAGTACAAGAGTTTATTAAAAAATTTGAAGCAAGTAATAAGGTTAATTAA
- a CDS encoding carbohydrate ABC transporter permease: MKKKGFKQRMTRESLTAYGFLLPNLIGLTVFIFVPMVYAFYVSLHDWNALSPKVFIGFDNYFRLAEDKAWWKSVYRTFIFTIIYVPALYGLSLFFAVAISSLRGKVEGFARTMFLLPYAITSVISAVIWMFLYNPRNGVINQFLELVGLPGQKFLGSTDEALISIIVVILWINLGYNMMIFLAAIKEIPNDYYEAARIDGAKGWQSFLHITFPLIRETSIFILIVTTIGSFQVFDQIMVMTKGGPANSTEVSVLYIYQQAFEFLDMGYASALAVVLFLIIFSLSLVQLKIYSKQD; this comes from the coding sequence ATGAAGAAAAAGGGTTTTAAACAACGCATGACAAGAGAATCGTTAACCGCATATGGGTTTTTACTTCCAAATTTAATTGGATTGACGGTCTTTATTTTTGTACCTATGGTTTACGCATTTTATGTCAGTCTTCATGATTGGAATGCGTTATCACCAAAAGTTTTTATAGGTTTTGATAACTATTTTAGACTTGCAGAAGATAAAGCCTGGTGGAAATCGGTTTATCGAACATTCATTTTTACGATTATTTATGTTCCAGCATTATATGGTTTATCACTGTTTTTTGCAGTAGCGATTAGCTCTCTAAGAGGAAAAGTAGAAGGATTTGCCCGAACGATGTTCCTGTTGCCTTATGCGATCACTTCGGTTATATCCGCAGTAATCTGGATGTTCTTATATAACCCTCGAAATGGTGTGATCAATCAATTTTTGGAACTAGTCGGTCTTCCGGGACAAAAGTTTCTAGGGTCAACAGATGAAGCATTGATTTCGATTATTGTGGTTATCTTATGGATCAACTTAGGTTATAACATGATGATTTTCCTCGCTGCAATTAAAGAAATACCAAATGACTATTACGAAGCGGCACGTATTGATGGGGCAAAAGGGTGGCAGTCATTCTTGCATATTACCTTCCCATTGATTCGAGAAACGAGCATTTTTATTTTAATTGTTACAACAATCGGATCCTTTCAGGTTTTCGACCAGATAATGGTCATGACCAAGGGAGGCCCTGCTAATTCGACCGAAGTGAGTGTTTTGTATATTTACCAACAGGCATTTGAATTCCTTGATATGGGATATGCCTCTGCTTTAGCGGTTGTCTTGTTCTTAATTATTTTTTCTCTATCACTCGTTCAACTCAAGATTTATTCTAAACAGGATTAA
- a CDS encoding carbohydrate ABC transporter permease — protein sequence MKKPNLLLVTMIFIIGILMIAPIYFLVISSFKQPQDVFSTSVNLSTLTLDNFKAVFETNILHAIWNSFIVSTVVTVVALLFHSMSGYALARLNFPWKKQIFAWMISTLMIPFTIIMIPLYMVTKTLGMSNSYAGLIIPMIFNAYGIFLFRQFYREFPKELEEAAYMEGLSIAGTFFRLVLPLSKSIIVPLTIGFFTFNWNNYLWPLIITQDEDLMVVQVALANIVGGGYETPWSIVLAAALLGAIPTFLLFFFMQKHLVEGIKMTGIK from the coding sequence GTGAAAAAACCGAATCTCCTATTAGTTACTATGATCTTTATTATTGGGATCTTGATGATTGCCCCAATTTATTTTCTCGTGATTAGTTCTTTTAAACAACCACAAGACGTTTTTAGTACAAGTGTAAATCTATCAACTTTAACATTAGATAACTTTAAAGCAGTCTTTGAGACTAACATACTTCATGCCATATGGAATTCGTTCATTGTTTCAACGGTAGTGACAGTTGTTGCATTACTTTTTCATTCAATGTCAGGTTACGCGTTAGCTCGTCTCAATTTCCCGTGGAAAAAACAAATATTTGCTTGGATGATTAGTACGTTGATGATCCCTTTTACAATCATCATGATCCCTCTTTATATGGTTACGAAAACGTTAGGAATGAGTAACTCTTATGCTGGATTGATCATCCCGATGATTTTTAACGCATATGGTATCTTTCTTTTCCGGCAATTTTACCGTGAGTTTCCGAAAGAACTTGAAGAAGCAGCTTATATGGAAGGGTTATCGATCGCTGGGACTTTCTTTCGCCTCGTACTGCCTTTATCTAAATCGATTATCGTTCCGTTGACCATTGGTTTCTTTACGTTTAACTGGAATAACTACTTATGGCCTTTAATCATTACTCAAGATGAAGATTTAATGGTCGTACAAGTCGCTTTAGCAAACATTGTAGGTGGAGGATATGAAACGCCGTGGAGTATCGTCCTGGCAGCTGCTTTACTTGGAGCGATTCCAACGTTCTTACTGTTCTTCTTTATGCAAAAGCATCTTGTCGAAGGTATCAAAATGACTGGAATCAAGTAG
- a CDS encoding glycoside hydrolase family 172 protein, which translates to MTFLGTSLRDLYRERDSKRKRDSSYDKTGGNKDYFVFKPGEKQTISNISGSGCITHIWMTMAPLTDNSEEYLHRKVVIRMYWDDEENPSVQAPIGDFFGMGHGITKNYSSAPLAMSPEDGRALNCYFPMPFSNNARIEIESEADEPIKFYFYIDYELYDQPIDSSLRFHAFWKREVTKGIEDNISNTLFSFDGKNTSGEENYTILETNGKGHYVGCNLNIHNLRFTQEWNWYGEGDDMIFIDGEKWPPTLHGTGMEDYFNTAWCPQQEVSTPYHGIILGGGPNWSGKISAYRYHIQDPITFDKSIKVTIEHGHNNHRSDDYSSTAYWYQTEPHTAQPDILPVRDRLPLPDVLPFNEEDKKKCFDY; encoded by the coding sequence ATGACTTTTTTAGGAACTTCGCTTAGAGACTTATACAGAGAAAGAGACAGTAAGAGAAAAAGAGATTCAAGCTATGATAAAACTGGTGGAAATAAGGACTATTTTGTCTTCAAGCCTGGCGAAAAACAAACGATCTCTAATATCTCGGGGTCTGGGTGTATTACTCATATTTGGATGACGATGGCCCCTCTGACCGATAATTCAGAAGAATATCTTCATAGAAAAGTTGTAATAAGAATGTATTGGGATGATGAAGAAAATCCAAGCGTACAAGCACCAATTGGGGATTTCTTTGGAATGGGTCACGGCATAACAAAAAATTACTCATCTGCCCCCTTAGCAATGAGTCCAGAAGATGGTCGGGCATTAAATTGCTATTTTCCAATGCCGTTTTCAAATAACGCTCGTATAGAAATTGAGAGTGAAGCTGATGAGCCTATCAAATTTTATTTCTATATCGATTATGAACTTTACGATCAACCAATTGATAGCTCTTTACGATTCCATGCTTTTTGGAAGAGGGAGGTGACGAAAGGAATTGAGGATAATATTTCAAACACACTCTTTTCATTTGATGGAAAAAATACTTCTGGAGAAGAAAACTACACCATTTTAGAAACGAATGGAAAGGGTCATTATGTTGGTTGCAACCTGAATATTCACAATCTTAGATTCACACAAGAGTGGAATTGGTACGGGGAAGGCGACGATATGATTTTCATTGATGGAGAGAAATGGCCGCCGACCTTGCATGGGACAGGAATGGAAGATTACTTTAATACAGCTTGGTGTCCGCAACAGGAAGTTTCTACTCCTTATCATGGAATTATTTTAGGGGGAGGACCGAACTGGTCAGGTAAGATTTCTGCTTACAGATATCATATTCAAGATCCAATTACATTTGATAAATCAATAAAAGTGACTATTGAACATGGTCACAATAATCACCGAAGTGATGATTATTCAAGTACTGCATACTGGTACCAAACAGAACCACATACTGCTCAGCCGGACATTTTACCTGTAAGGGATCGTCTGCCTTTACCAGACGTTTTACCTTTTAATGAGGAAGATAAGAAGAAGTGCTTCGATTATTAG